In the genome of Acetobacter oryzifermentans, one region contains:
- the prfA gene encoding peptide chain release factor 1, producing MKFDERLDQIVSRALELEAQLASGLNGEAFTQASREYAEIEPVVARINALRGVEDGIRQAEQLLADPEMKELAEAELAELREQLPHLQKDVRLSLLPKDVADARSAILEVRPAAGGDEAALFAAELFDMYRRYADLNGWRFTVMDYDESELGGLREGIAEINGKGVFARLKYESGVHRVQRVPATESQGRIHTSTVTVAVLPEAEDVDVEVNETDLRVDVFRASGAGGQHVNKTESAVRLTHMPSGIVVSMQEEKSQHKNRAKAMKILRARLYERERAQAHANRAADRRSQVGTGDRSERIRTYNFPQGRVTDHRINLTLYKIDRVMLGELDEFVDALTQEEQAALLAAEGF from the coding sequence ATGAAGTTTGACGAACGACTAGACCAGATTGTCAGCCGCGCTCTGGAGTTGGAAGCGCAGCTAGCAAGCGGGCTAAATGGTGAAGCTTTTACGCAGGCATCACGAGAATATGCTGAAATCGAACCCGTTGTGGCGCGTATCAACGCCCTGCGCGGGGTGGAAGACGGTATCCGGCAAGCTGAGCAGCTTTTAGCAGATCCAGAAATGAAGGAACTGGCAGAAGCAGAGCTGGCTGAACTGCGTGAGCAACTTCCACATCTGCAAAAAGATGTGCGTCTATCTTTGTTACCAAAAGATGTGGCAGACGCCCGCAGTGCTATTCTGGAAGTGCGGCCTGCGGCTGGGGGCGATGAAGCCGCTCTGTTCGCGGCCGAACTGTTTGACATGTACCGTCGTTATGCAGACCTAAACGGCTGGCGCTTTACCGTTATGGATTATGACGAAAGCGAGCTAGGCGGCCTGCGCGAAGGTATTGCCGAAATTAACGGCAAAGGCGTGTTTGCGCGGTTGAAGTATGAATCCGGTGTGCATCGGGTGCAGCGCGTGCCCGCTACGGAAAGTCAGGGCCGTATCCATACCTCCACAGTTACGGTGGCTGTGCTGCCAGAAGCCGAAGATGTTGATGTAGAGGTTAACGAAACAGACCTGAGGGTAGATGTGTTTCGAGCCTCTGGGGCTGGTGGGCAGCATGTGAATAAGACGGAAAGTGCCGTACGCCTTACCCATATGCCCAGCGGCATTGTGGTTTCTATGCAGGAAGAAAAAAGCCAGCATAAAAACCGCGCCAAGGCCATGAAAATCCTACGTGCACGTTTGTATGAGCGTGAAAGAGCGCAGGCCCATGCCAACCGTGCGGCAGATAGGCGCTCTCAGGTAGGTACGGGAGATAGATCAGAGCGTATTCGCACCTATAACTTCCCGCAAGGGCGTGTCACGGATCATCGTATCAACCTGACACTCTATAAAATTGATCGTGTCATGTTGGGGGAATTGGATGAGTTTGTAGATGCCCTTACGCAGGAAGAACAGGCGGCTCTGCTGGCGGCTGAAGGTTTTTAA
- the prmC gene encoding peptide chain release factor N(5)-glutamine methyltransferase produces MSTAEKTIPCQPIAQLLREGTQLLAQAGIEGPRREARLLLIHALSLTPEQLLARSPTENVPSEPFFSYVKRRAAHEPFAYITGSKGFWSLDLAVSPASLVPRGDTETLITSLLEYRPDQASVQNILDLGTGTGCLLLAALAEYPKARGVGVDINPQAAMLAHANAQRCGMQDHALFIAAEWDAALAPNARFDVVLSNPPYIPTSDLADLMREVREHEPVRALDGGNDGLSAYRYLCGRLPFLLADSGLAVLEIGIGQEEALRALAATNALRVVDVKADLAGIARAVVLEKQA; encoded by the coding sequence GTGAGTACAGCAGAAAAAACAATTCCCTGCCAGCCAATAGCGCAACTGTTGCGTGAGGGTACACAACTTTTGGCACAGGCCGGTATTGAAGGCCCGCGGCGGGAAGCGCGATTACTACTTATTCATGCGCTTTCCCTTACACCAGAGCAACTGCTAGCCCGCTCTCCAACAGAGAATGTGCCCAGTGAGCCCTTTTTTTCTTACGTAAAACGTCGCGCTGCACACGAACCTTTTGCCTATATTACAGGCAGTAAAGGGTTTTGGAGCTTGGATTTGGCAGTATCTCCAGCAAGTTTGGTGCCGCGCGGAGATACAGAAACACTTATTACAAGCCTTCTGGAATATCGACCGGATCAGGCATCCGTGCAGAATATTCTGGATTTAGGCACTGGTACGGGCTGTTTGCTGCTGGCTGCTTTGGCGGAATACCCTAAAGCGCGTGGGGTAGGGGTAGATATCAACCCACAAGCCGCCATGTTGGCGCATGCGAATGCCCAGCGTTGTGGCATGCAGGATCACGCATTGTTTATAGCGGCGGAGTGGGATGCCGCGTTGGCTCCAAATGCGCGGTTTGATGTGGTGCTGAGCAACCCTCCCTATATTCCGACTTCAGATCTGGCAGACCTTATGCGGGAAGTACGTGAGCATGAGCCTGTGCGCGCACTGGATGGTGGGAATGATGGGTTGAGTGCGTACCGCTATCTTTGCGGTCGTCTGCCATTTTTATTGGCAGATAGCGGGTTGGCTGTGCTGGAAATTGGCATAGGGCAGGAAGAGGCTTTGCGTGCCTTGGCAGCTACCAATGCCTTGCGCGTGGTAGATGTAAAAGCAGATCTGGCAGGTATTGCCCGCGCTGTGGTGCTAGAAAAACAGGCGTGA